The Hymenobacter sp. 5317J-9 genome has a window encoding:
- the serS gene encoding serine--tRNA ligase, with product MLQLSVLRDQTDLVLAGLAKRHYPTGPADVAAILDLDQRRRQLQTSHDSAQAEANDLARQIGGLMKAGDKAGAETLKARTAELKQHTQTAAAELAQVEKDQQQLLYKLPNIPHSSVPEGRGAADNEVVREHGAKPELGADALPHWELIKKYDIIDFELGVKITGAGFPVYKNQGARLQRALINFFLDQARDAGYTEMQPPILVNEASGYGTGQLPDKEGQMYHDAKDDLYLIPTAEVPLTNIYRDEIVPVEKLPVRMAGYTPCFRREAGSWGADVRGLNRLHQFDKVEIVQITEPEHSYAALEAMLAHVEGILQQLGLPYRVLRLCGGDMGFTSALTYDLEVWSAAQGRWLEVSSVSNFETYQANRLKCRYKVDGKTQLLHTLNGSALALPRIVAALLENNQTSAGIELPQVLHSYCGFSKIG from the coding sequence ATGCTGCAACTTTCCGTTCTCCGCGACCAGACCGACCTTGTGCTGGCCGGCCTCGCCAAGCGCCACTACCCCACCGGCCCCGCCGACGTGGCCGCCATCCTCGACCTCGACCAGCGCCGCCGCCAGCTTCAAACCAGTCACGACTCGGCCCAGGCCGAAGCCAACGACCTGGCCCGCCAGATTGGTGGCCTGATGAAAGCCGGCGACAAAGCCGGCGCCGAAACCCTGAAAGCCCGCACCGCCGAGCTCAAGCAGCACACCCAGACCGCCGCCGCCGAGCTGGCCCAGGTAGAAAAGGACCAGCAGCAGCTGCTTTATAAGCTGCCCAACATTCCGCACAGCAGCGTGCCCGAAGGCCGCGGCGCCGCCGACAACGAGGTGGTGCGCGAGCACGGCGCGAAGCCCGAACTCGGAGCCGATGCCCTGCCCCATTGGGAGCTGATTAAAAAGTACGACATCATCGATTTCGAGCTGGGCGTAAAAATTACCGGCGCGGGCTTCCCGGTGTATAAAAACCAGGGCGCGCGCCTGCAGCGGGCCCTCATCAACTTCTTTCTGGACCAAGCGCGCGACGCCGGCTACACCGAGATGCAGCCGCCCATTCTGGTGAACGAGGCTAGCGGCTACGGCACCGGCCAGCTCCCCGATAAGGAAGGCCAGATGTACCACGACGCCAAGGACGACCTGTACCTCATCCCCACGGCCGAGGTGCCGCTGACCAATATTTACCGCGATGAGATTGTGCCGGTGGAAAAGCTGCCCGTGCGCATGGCCGGCTACACGCCCTGCTTCCGCCGCGAAGCCGGCTCGTGGGGCGCCGACGTGCGCGGCCTCAACCGCCTGCACCAATTCGACAAGGTGGAAATCGTGCAAATCACGGAGCCCGAGCACAGCTACGCGGCCCTCGAAGCCATGCTGGCCCACGTGGAAGGCATCTTGCAGCAGCTGGGCCTCCCCTACCGCGTGCTGCGCCTCTGCGGCGGCGACATGGGCTTCACCTCGGCCCTGACCTACGACCTGGAGGTATGGAGTGCCGCCCAGGGCCGCTGGCTGGAGGTAAGCTCGGTGTCGAACTTCGAAACCTACCAGGCCAACCGCCTGAAGTGCCGCTACAAAGTGGACGGCAAAACCCAACTGCTGCACACGCTGAACGGCTCGGCGCTGGCCCTGCCGCGCATCGTGGCCGCGCTGCTGGAAAACAACCAGACCAGTGCGGGCATCGAGTTGCCGCAGGTGCTGCACAGCTACTGCGGGTTCAGCAAGATTGGGTAG
- a CDS encoding intradiol ring-cleavage dioxygenase — protein sequence MERKHFLKSLLLGAASTPVLLSACGKETVSPTSGTTSGSGTTTGGTSNGSGSCTVAPTETEGPFPTKTPASYLRSDITDGKTGYGLTINITVSNSNASCAALAGALVDIWHCDAEGNYSEYGGTGMQATNYQSVHFLRGRQVTDASGKVTFKSIFPGWYSGRATHIHVHVYSATGTSLKVTQIAFPEGTGTAVAAVNGYAKGLSGYTANAQDNVFSDGVALELATVTGSTTAGFELTWALSVPA from the coding sequence ATGGAAAGAAAACATTTTTTGAAAAGCCTGCTGCTGGGGGCTGCCTCCACGCCCGTGCTGCTTTCGGCCTGCGGCAAAGAAACGGTTTCGCCCACCAGCGGCACCACCAGCGGCTCGGGCACCACCACGGGCGGCACCAGCAACGGCTCGGGCAGCTGCACGGTGGCCCCCACCGAAACCGAGGGTCCCTTCCCCACCAAGACGCCGGCCTCGTACCTGCGCAGCGACATCACAGACGGCAAAACCGGCTACGGGCTCACCATCAACATCACCGTGAGCAACAGCAACGCCAGCTGCGCGGCGCTGGCCGGGGCCCTGGTCGACATCTGGCACTGCGACGCCGAGGGCAACTACTCGGAATACGGCGGCACGGGCATGCAGGCCACCAACTACCAGTCGGTACACTTCCTGCGCGGCCGGCAAGTGACCGATGCCAGCGGCAAGGTCACGTTCAAGAGCATTTTCCCTGGCTGGTATTCGGGCCGCGCCACGCACATCCACGTGCACGTGTACTCGGCCACCGGCACCTCGCTGAAAGTGACGCAGATTGCCTTCCCCGAAGGCACCGGCACGGCCGTGGCCGCCGTGAACGGCTACGCCAAAGGCCTGAGCGGCTACACCGCCAACGCCCAGGACAACGTGTTCAGCGACGGCGTGGCCCTGGAGCTGGCCACCGTGACCGGCAGCACCACGGCCGGCTTCGAGCTGACCTGGGCGCTGAGCGTACCGGCGTAG
- a CDS encoding FAD:protein FMN transferase, with protein MRTPSGLFLFCFWSLLLLSAGPGRAQTAPPRHTFTRSAHLMGSHFTFTVVAENDSAGQRALRAGLLEVRRIDRLMSFWDSTSEVVRINRMAGIKPVAVSQETFDLINRTLRLSQLSDGAFDITFASADKLYKFDRQAHASLPDSATVRASVRRIGWQKIKLDAAQHTVFLPEKGMRINLAGILQGYGLRRAKQVLDKMGIKGGLMNGSGDIYCWGRQADGSLWRVAIGDPDHPRSVAAWIDVTDVAVVTAGNYEQYFTVGGQVYGHIINPHTGYPSVGLRSVTIICPDVELADGLDEVVFVKGPTAGLAFINGLKNVDCTLITDDNRTLVSKGMQLNYYHGSTATRP; from the coding sequence ATGCGAACACCATCGGGCCTGTTTCTTTTCTGCTTCTGGAGTCTTTTGCTGCTGAGCGCCGGGCCCGGCCGCGCCCAGACGGCGCCGCCGCGCCACACGTTTACGCGTAGCGCCCACCTCATGGGCTCGCATTTCACCTTCACGGTGGTGGCCGAGAACGACTCGGCCGGGCAGCGGGCCCTACGGGCTGGCCTGCTTGAAGTGCGGCGCATCGACCGGCTCATGTCGTTCTGGGATTCGACGTCGGAAGTGGTGCGCATCAACCGCATGGCGGGCATCAAGCCCGTGGCGGTGTCTCAGGAAACATTTGACCTGATAAACCGCACGCTGCGCTTGTCCCAGCTCAGCGACGGCGCCTTCGACATCACCTTCGCCAGCGCCGACAAGCTGTATAAGTTTGACCGACAGGCGCACGCCAGCCTGCCCGACTCGGCTACGGTGCGGGCTTCGGTGCGGCGCATCGGCTGGCAGAAAATCAAGCTCGACGCCGCGCAGCATACGGTTTTCCTGCCCGAAAAAGGCATGCGCATCAACTTGGCGGGCATTCTGCAGGGCTATGGCCTGCGCCGCGCCAAGCAGGTGCTCGATAAAATGGGCATCAAAGGCGGGCTTATGAACGGCTCGGGCGACATCTACTGCTGGGGCCGGCAGGCCGACGGCTCGCTCTGGCGCGTGGCCATCGGTGACCCCGACCACCCGCGCAGCGTGGCCGCCTGGATTGACGTGACCGACGTGGCCGTGGTGACGGCCGGCAACTACGAGCAGTATTTCACGGTGGGCGGGCAGGTGTACGGGCACATCATCAACCCGCACACCGGCTACCCGTCGGTGGGCCTGCGTTCGGTCACCATTATTTGCCCCGACGTGGAATTGGCCGATGGATTGGACGAAGTCGTCTTCGTGAAAGGCCCAACCGCCGGTTTGGCGTTCATCAACGGACTCAAAAACGTGGACTGCACGTTGATAACCGACGACAACCGCACGCTGGTTTCCAAAGGCATGCAGCTCAATTATTATCACGGCAGCACCGCCACCCGTCCCTGA
- the polX gene encoding DNA polymerase/3'-5' exonuclease PolX, whose protein sequence is MDNRALTRAFQLAAQLMELHDENPFKIRAIEGTANALDALSFPVAEVERSGLPDRTGLSKTAAAKVAELLDTGTFSDLQRLLDITPPGVVEMLKIKGIGPKKIRSLWRELGIETIDQLREAAETDQVSKLKGFGKKTQESILEALEFAGQSRGKVLYPQAEQLAADLTQRLRDALKTEQVAEAGELRRRLEIVETVRLVAATTEPQKAHELLNSLNGLTADPRRSGPFAWRGRATESGVQVEVLVVAPEAFATEVFLNSAADEHLDETLPGVQGAGGAPASLRQWARREKFQQEEALYEKAGLQFIVPELREGLGEIALAAEKKLPRLLEDGDLRGSLHNHSTYSDGNHSLREMATWLRDHGYEYLGICDHSQAAHYANGLGPERVRQQHQEIDKLNAELAPFRIFKGIESDILGDGSLDYSNDVLASFDFIVASVHSNLKMDERKATDRLLRAIENPYTTMLGHPTGRLLLRRQGYPIDYKAVIDACAKHQVIIEINANPWRLDLDWRWVRYALDQGVQLSINPDAHHTNGYEDMRYGVLMGRKGLLTKEMTFNAKSVNEVAAYFEQRKANIKPPLEYKKSLFE, encoded by the coding sequence GTGGATAACCGCGCCCTGACCCGCGCTTTCCAGCTGGCTGCCCAGCTGATGGAGCTGCACGACGAAAACCCCTTTAAAATCCGCGCCATCGAAGGCACCGCCAATGCCCTCGACGCGCTGAGCTTCCCGGTGGCCGAAGTGGAGCGCTCGGGCCTGCCCGACCGCACCGGCCTAAGCAAAACCGCCGCCGCCAAAGTGGCCGAGCTGCTCGACACGGGCACGTTTTCGGACCTGCAGCGCCTGCTTGACATCACCCCGCCCGGCGTGGTGGAGATGCTCAAAATCAAAGGCATCGGCCCGAAGAAAATTCGCAGCCTATGGCGGGAGCTAGGCATCGAAACCATTGACCAGCTGCGCGAGGCTGCCGAAACTGACCAGGTGAGCAAGCTCAAAGGCTTTGGCAAGAAAACCCAGGAGTCCATTCTGGAAGCCCTGGAGTTTGCCGGCCAGAGCCGGGGCAAGGTGCTCTACCCCCAGGCCGAGCAGCTGGCTGCCGACCTCACCCAGCGCTTGCGCGATGCCTTGAAAACCGAGCAGGTAGCCGAAGCCGGCGAGCTGCGCCGCCGCCTCGAAATCGTGGAAACCGTGCGCCTGGTAGCTGCCACTACCGAGCCGCAAAAGGCCCACGAGCTGCTGAATTCGCTGAACGGCCTCACCGCCGACCCGCGCCGCTCCGGCCCTTTCGCCTGGCGCGGCCGGGCTACTGAGTCGGGGGTGCAGGTAGAAGTACTAGTGGTGGCGCCTGAAGCGTTTGCCACCGAGGTATTCCTGAACTCGGCCGCCGATGAGCACCTCGACGAAACGCTGCCCGGCGTGCAGGGGGCCGGCGGCGCCCCCGCCAGCCTGCGTCAGTGGGCGCGGCGCGAGAAATTTCAGCAGGAAGAAGCCCTGTACGAGAAAGCCGGCCTGCAATTCATCGTGCCCGAGCTGCGCGAAGGACTGGGCGAAATCGCCCTCGCCGCCGAGAAAAAGCTGCCCCGCCTGCTCGAAGACGGCGACCTGCGCGGTTCCTTGCACAACCACAGCACCTACTCCGACGGCAACCACAGCCTGCGCGAAATGGCCACCTGGCTGCGCGACCACGGCTATGAGTACCTCGGCATCTGCGACCACAGCCAGGCCGCGCACTACGCCAACGGCCTCGGCCCGGAGCGGGTGCGCCAGCAGCACCAGGAAATAGACAAGCTGAACGCCGAGCTGGCCCCATTCCGCATTTTCAAGGGCATTGAGAGCGATATTCTCGGCGACGGCTCGCTTGACTACTCCAACGACGTGCTGGCCTCGTTCGATTTCATCGTGGCCTCGGTGCACTCCAACCTGAAAATGGACGAGCGCAAGGCCACCGACCGCCTGCTGCGCGCCATCGAAAACCCCTACACCACCATGCTGGGCCATCCCACGGGCCGCCTGCTGCTGCGCCGCCAGGGCTACCCCATCGACTACAAAGCTGTCATCGACGCCTGCGCCAAGCACCAGGTCATCATCGAAATCAACGCCAACCCCTGGCGCCTCGACCTCGACTGGCGCTGGGTGCGCTACGCCCTGGACCAAGGCGTGCAGCTCAGCATCAACCCCGACGCCCACCACACCAACGGCTACGAAGACATGCGCTACGGCGTGCTCATGGGTCGCAAAGGGCTATTGACCAAAGAAATGACGTTTAATGCCAAGTCGGTAAACGAAGTGGCGGCGTATTTCGAGCAGCGCAAAGCCAACATCAAGCCGCCGCTGGAATACAAAAAGTCCTTGTTTGAATAG
- a CDS encoding glycosyltransferase family 9 protein: MKILVLRFSSIGDIVLTTPVVRALAQQVPQAEVHFATKPAYRGLLEPNPYITKVHCLTGSLGELVRELKAEQFDYIVDLHNNLRTRLIKLRLGVPNHSFDKLNFQKWLLVNFKIDRLPRVHIVQRYLEAAAPLGVQDDRKGLDYFIPAGQEVDVATLPAPFRRGYVAVAIGAQHATKRLPVDKLIELCAKLARPVVLLGGPEDESIGHVIEQAFETQAVSAEAASVVPDNPYYFPAKPADADAPKTFIHNGCGQYSLHQSASLLQQAQFVVSHDTGLMHIAAAFGKEIFSVWGNTVPAFGMYPYKTEFKVLEVPNLPCRPCSKIGFAKCPQGHFKCMRDQTLDLGLPPARDGR, encoded by the coding sequence GTGAAAATTCTCGTTCTCCGCTTCTCTTCCATTGGCGATATCGTGCTGACCACGCCGGTGGTGCGGGCGCTGGCCCAGCAGGTGCCCCAGGCGGAGGTGCATTTTGCCACCAAGCCCGCCTACCGCGGCCTGCTGGAACCCAATCCATACATCACCAAAGTGCACTGCCTCACCGGCAGCCTGGGCGAGCTGGTGCGCGAGCTGAAAGCCGAGCAGTTCGATTACATCGTCGACCTGCACAACAACCTTCGCACCCGCCTCATCAAGCTGCGCCTGGGCGTGCCCAACCACAGCTTCGACAAGCTCAACTTTCAGAAATGGCTGTTGGTCAACTTCAAAATAGACCGGCTGCCGCGCGTGCACATCGTGCAGCGCTACCTCGAAGCCGCCGCTCCGCTGGGCGTGCAGGACGACCGCAAGGGCCTCGATTATTTTATTCCGGCTGGGCAGGAAGTGGACGTGGCCACGCTGCCCGCGCCCTTCCGGCGGGGCTACGTGGCCGTGGCCATCGGCGCGCAGCACGCCACCAAGCGCCTGCCCGTCGACAAGCTGATTGAGCTGTGCGCCAAGCTGGCCCGGCCCGTGGTGCTGCTGGGCGGCCCCGAGGACGAAAGCATTGGCCACGTCATCGAGCAGGCCTTTGAAACGCAGGCTGTGTCAGCCGAGGCGGCTTCGGTGGTGCCCGACAATCCGTACTACTTCCCGGCCAAGCCTGCAGACGCCGACGCGCCCAAAACATTCATTCATAACGGGTGCGGGCAGTATTCGCTGCACCAGTCGGCCTCGTTGCTGCAGCAGGCGCAGTTTGTGGTGAGCCACGACACCGGCCTGATGCACATCGCGGCGGCCTTCGGCAAGGAGATTTTCAGCGTGTGGGGCAACACCGTGCCCGCCTTCGGCATGTACCCCTACAAAACCGAATTTAAGGTGCTGGAAGTGCCGAACCTGCCGTGCCGGCCCTGCTCCAAAATCGGCTTCGCAAAATGCCCGCAAGGCCATTTCAAGTGCATGCGCGACCAAACCCTGGACCTGGGCCTGCCGCCCGCCCGCGACGGGCGCTAA
- a CDS encoding UBP-type zinc finger domain-containing protein yields MPEPCQHLTALTSLKTAPSHACPECVALGDTWVHLRTCQECGHVGCCDNSKNKHATKHFHATQHPVIASAEPGERWLWCYVDEEMVEY; encoded by the coding sequence ATGCCCGAACCCTGCCAGCACCTCACCGCCCTCACCAGCCTCAAAACGGCCCCCTCGCATGCCTGCCCCGAATGCGTGGCCCTCGGCGATACCTGGGTGCACCTGCGCACCTGCCAGGAATGCGGCCACGTGGGCTGCTGCGACAATTCCAAGAACAAACACGCCACCAAGCACTTCCACGCCACCCAGCACCCCGTCATCGCCTCGGCCGAGCCAGGCGAGCGGTGGCTCTGGTGCTACGTGGACGAGGAAATGGTCGAGTATTAG
- a CDS encoding DUF4266 domain-containing protein, with the protein MALVLFPLGAALPSCVSVAAYQKVYLNDEDMKLASKTVETPETNFESYREGAGGANGGKVGGGCGCN; encoded by the coding sequence TTGGCCCTGGTGCTGTTTCCGCTGGGCGCGGCGCTGCCCAGCTGCGTGTCGGTGGCGGCTTACCAGAAAGTGTACCTCAACGACGAGGACATGAAGCTGGCCAGCAAAACCGTGGAAACCCCGGAAACCAATTTCGAGAGCTACCGCGAAGGCGCCGGTGGCGCCAACGGCGGCAAAGTAGGCGGCGGCTGCGGCTGCAATTAG
- a CDS encoding DUF3570 domain-containing protein codes for MKHLLTLLALATLATPALAQTNPGTTQNPNRIDGYGAPVSPSVPTNRATDETTIDIIGGYYQQDGSHGAVEGGRGTQQLTDVPPAIIVNVPLDTVSRLTANVGADFYASASTDRIDFALSTPSSHDVRYHGDFGYSREHKYTGTIWGVGAGVSKEYDYFSTNVAASFAKTSRDGNRQLSLAGQVFFDRVTLIMPLELRKGYSPGSTTGKGDYGSDQRQTYNLTATYSQVLTKRLQAAVSTELVSQNGLLSTPFHRVYFRDNPVANTAPTLGGDFSTRFPTAARVENLPRSRFKYPVSLRLNYYATDLVQVRGFYRFYNDNFGIRAHTFEVELPVKVTQFFAVYPFYRYHTQTAATYFAPFAQHSVSDEFYTSDYDLAAFSANKIGLGLRYSPVYGITRFRVPGQDAQGRPHVMRLKSFDLRYANYQQTGTSIYSPADRPDLKANIVSFDLGFAL; via the coding sequence GTGAAGCACCTCCTCACTCTTCTGGCCTTGGCCACACTGGCTACTCCGGCCCTGGCGCAAACCAACCCCGGCACCACCCAAAACCCCAACCGCATCGACGGCTACGGGGCGCCGGTGAGCCCATCGGTGCCCACCAACCGGGCCACCGACGAGACGACCATCGACATCATTGGCGGCTATTACCAGCAGGACGGCAGCCACGGCGCCGTGGAAGGTGGGCGCGGCACCCAGCAGCTCACCGACGTGCCGCCCGCCATCATCGTGAACGTGCCGCTGGATACCGTGAGCCGCCTCACGGCCAACGTGGGCGCCGACTTCTACGCCTCGGCCTCGACCGACCGCATCGACTTTGCGCTGAGCACGCCGTCGAGCCACGACGTGCGCTACCACGGCGACTTTGGCTACTCCCGCGAGCACAAGTACACCGGCACCATCTGGGGCGTGGGCGCAGGCGTTTCGAAGGAGTACGACTACTTCTCCACTAACGTGGCCGCCTCTTTCGCCAAAACCTCGCGCGACGGCAACCGCCAACTGAGCCTGGCCGGCCAGGTGTTTTTTGACCGCGTGACGCTGATTATGCCACTGGAGCTGCGCAAAGGCTATTCGCCAGGCTCCACCACCGGCAAGGGCGACTACGGCTCCGACCAGCGCCAGACCTACAACCTCACCGCCACCTATTCGCAGGTGCTCACCAAGCGGCTGCAAGCGGCCGTGAGCACCGAGCTGGTGTCGCAAAACGGCCTGCTGAGCACGCCCTTTCACCGGGTGTATTTCCGCGACAACCCCGTGGCCAATACGGCGCCCACGCTGGGCGGCGACTTCTCTACGCGCTTTCCTACGGCGGCCCGGGTCGAAAACCTGCCCCGTTCCCGTTTCAAGTACCCCGTGAGCCTGCGGCTGAACTACTACGCCACCGACCTGGTGCAGGTGCGCGGCTTCTACCGCTTCTACAACGACAATTTCGGCATTCGGGCCCACACGTTTGAAGTGGAATTGCCGGTGAAGGTGACGCAGTTTTTTGCCGTTTACCCCTTCTACCGCTACCACACCCAGACGGCAGCTACCTACTTTGCGCCCTTCGCGCAGCACTCCGTCAGCGACGAGTTTTACACGTCGGATTATGACCTGGCGGCGTTTTCGGCCAACAAAATCGGCCTGGGGCTGCGTTACTCGCCGGTGTACGGCATCACGCGCTTCCGCGTGCCGGGCCAGGATGCGCAGGGCCGGCCCCACGTCATGCGCCTCAAGTCGTTCGACCTGCGCTACGCCAACTACCAGCAAACCGGCACCAGCATCTACAGCCCCGCCGACCGGCCCGACCTCAAGGCCAACATCGTGAGCTTCGACTTGGGCTTTGCGCTGTGA
- a CDS encoding thioredoxin family protein, whose product MSFRTFHRTLPAFTLGLVLSISPAFAQKTTLKAKNDKLKAKTTAADGTVSKTKATGLAVAPQPTSPVASAPQAVQAASAPAPAASLEAAGWLADLGAAQAQANATNRPILAVFSGSDWCKPCIMYEQEVFAKPEFAAYAKDKLVLAHFDFPRQKRNQPSAAQLKLNEAAAAQLNREGEFPLAVVISPEGKVLAKTGYIAGGPTAFEAYLKKVVPTL is encoded by the coding sequence ATGTCATTCCGCACGTTCCACCGCACGCTGCCGGCCTTCACGTTGGGCCTGGTCCTGAGCATCAGCCCGGCTTTTGCCCAAAAAACCACCCTGAAGGCCAAAAACGACAAGCTGAAGGCCAAAACCACGGCCGCCGACGGCACCGTGAGCAAAACCAAAGCCACGGGCCTGGCGGTGGCCCCGCAACCCACCTCGCCGGTGGCCTCGGCGCCGCAGGCCGTGCAGGCGGCTTCTGCGCCGGCACCTGCCGCCAGCCTGGAAGCCGCTGGCTGGCTGGCCGACCTGGGCGCCGCCCAGGCCCAGGCCAATGCAACCAACCGGCCCATCCTGGCCGTTTTTTCGGGTTCCGACTGGTGCAAGCCCTGCATCATGTACGAGCAGGAAGTGTTTGCCAAGCCCGAGTTCGCGGCCTACGCCAAAGACAAGCTGGTGCTGGCCCACTTCGACTTCCCGCGCCAGAAGCGCAACCAGCCCAGCGCCGCCCAGCTCAAGCTCAACGAAGCGGCCGCAGCCCAGCTCAACCGCGAGGGCGAGTTTCCGCTGGCCGTGGTGATTTCACCCGAGGGTAAGGTGTTGGCCAAAACCGGCTACATCGCCGGCGGCCCCACGGCCTTCGAGGCGTACTTGAAGAAGGTGGTGCCCACGCTATAA